One Drosophila teissieri strain GT53w chromosome X, Prin_Dtei_1.1, whole genome shotgun sequence genomic window, AGGGGAGCAGAGAGTGTGCCCATAAAGGCGCTCCAACTATAAACGTAATCAAGAGTAAGTACTATAAAAAATTGAATGACTttataaaacacacacacgcgcacaaaAACGAGAGGAAGAGTCCCAAGAAAGAGAGTTGCAACGAGAGGGGGGGGGCCATAAAGCCTCAGGATGAGCCCCCGCCTGCGGCGTAAGGGGCGTGGCATCCTTTGATCACCacgagtgcgagcgagatggccGGGGTGCAAAGTGCAGAAAGTGGCGTGATTCTTATTATTCATTCTCTCGCTTCTGATTATTGAGTATGATAttgcacatactcgtatgtacatacatacatatatgggtaCTAATGCGCCGACTTCTCTGATCTTGTCGTGCATCATCCTCTCTTGCGTTGCACCTTGCTGATAAGAATCTGCGTCAGAGCCTCGGATCTGGAGGTTATATCAGTTTACTCGGATAGAAGAATCGAGTGCAACGCAGCAAGCggatttcaattattttgggttttcggtagcagatttcttttttttttaacaagaAGTCTTTAATTTAACTGTGGACTTCTTAATTATATTGTGTactgaaatattttcacttaaacGTATACATTGGATTTAAAATCCTTTCGCGTTTTATCAATACATCAACATCaagtttattaattacaattattttggTTATTCAGTTCACAGCAGTCAGtacataaaaacattaaaaattacgATGTTTGAGAAAACAAAACGCGGAAAAAGTTTGTCTATTGAATAAAAGTAATTGCGCGAACagacataaaaatcaattggaaACCGATCGATGGACGATCGCTGATAAAGCTAATGGCGCCTAATGAACGCCGCCGGATGTCCCCTCTACCACAGCCAACTCCTCAGCCACCTGATCTTCCGATTCAATTTGGCTGGCCTCGCACACTCGTTAGGCCTTGACTTTGTCGTTATCGCTATCACCCAGTGGCGTCGATGGGGGGCAGGAGGTGCTCGAGGCGTAACAGGCGGCCGGTGCCTGCATCAGAGCGAGATCAAAGTGCGGCTGCTCGCAGAGCGTGAGACTCTGGCTGAGATGGCGGGCGACCACTTGGACCATGTGCCTGGCCAGCGGCGGAGCGAACAATACGCAACGCAGGAGTGACCAGGTGGAGCCCATGAGTGAACTGGCATAGTGATCGTGCTCTGGAGGCCTTTCTTCCACACGTTTCTCTTTGATCGGTGCCAGATTCTCCGTGTTGGTGGCGTCTTTTTGGTGGTTCTTCTCCTGATTTCTAATCTTCATATTCACAATCCTTTCGTTCCTGCTCTTTTCCTGCTGGTTTTTCTTTGTCCTCTGCGGACTTTGTCTTTGAGTCTTATGTCTACGGTTCCTTCGCTTCTTATGCTGCATATCCTTCTTGTTTATAGTCATGCGATTTATGTGCTCCTTCTCAAGATCCCTTGGGCTCTCACGCGGCTCCTTCTCCCTCTCCATCTGCTCGTGGATCCAACTGATCATGCCCTTCTCCTGGACCCTGAAGCCCTCCTTGAGAAAGCTATTCCTGCGCAGGAATTGGAGCGCATCATCGTAGCCCTGCTGACAGAAATTGGCCATGAAGTCCGCTCTGCCCGGCACCAAGATTCCCACCATGCGACGCAGATTCCTTCGGGACAAGCGAATGCAAGTGTTCGCCCAATTGATGTTCAGCTGGAGCAGATGGGGGTTCTGATCCCGGGGGCATATGTCGCTCTCCCCGCAAAATGGACTCACGGTGACGGTGTGCTCGTCCAGCAGCGGCAGATTATCGGAAAAGGCCCCATCCATATAGCGAACTCCTCGAACCTGATAAGACGtataattcatatatatatattcaagtTGAACACCTGGTTTGAAATTTTggtttatgtatatataagtaatcaattttgatcatcttaattttggaaataaaattgccTACGcagaaacatttaaatttcatacGTTCCTTCATTGTTATTAGATATTTTATGTAATGTACGTGATATTTGCTTCTAATAGgtttttttgatttcaataataattttaaaaaacccACCTGCGGAGGCACCAGTCCAGACAGTCCGGGAATGAAGCACGAGCACATGAGGGCCTGGAGGAGCTCCTGCCGGGAGCTGAACTCCGACATGACCACATTGCGGCGATCGCTGACGCGGGTGAGGGATATATGGAGGCGTCCGCTGGCCAGCAGATGGGCATCCTCAGGCAACCAGCTTCGCATGCCCTCGAGGAGGCACTCTGGCAGATTAAACCACGGACTGAAGGCGCCCAACGAATGCCGTTGTATCTCCTGGACAACTCGCAGGAAATCCCCAGCCATGCATTCAAGCGGGAGATCACAGATCAGACAGCAGGCGGCCAAGGCACCGGCGGATGCGCCGGCAATCCTCTCCAGCAACAGTTGGGGGGCGTGTTGACGTAGGCagacggccacgcccacatggTAGATGCCCAAGAAGCCACAGCCGGAAAAGGAAAGACTCCTCCTGGTTCGGATCTTCATCGTTGCGAATATAACCTATTCGTGGCAAATAAGCGCTTCACGTGATCAGCTAAAACTGACATATAATCCGGTATGTCTGTCTCTTTTTCGCCTGATTTTTCCGATTTGTTGTTGACgttttttattctatttttccAAGTTTTCTTTCGAGCTTATTCTAGGCCTCATCAGTGTGACCTTGCAAAGTTGTTttcaatacaataaaatacTGATTAAAAGGGTTTTCAAATAACATAAGCTATTTGGTTCAATCTAAAATCTTTACTGTAATTTTACATTTGTGTTTCTTATCATCTTGATGTTATTTTGGGCtcctttttgtattttttacgCCACATGCCTAAGTGGAGAAGCCATTTAAGTAACTATTCTCAGGGGcttataatttgttaaattttttgatttatgaaagttttttgatttttaatttattcggTTTTTGGTACATTTAAGtttcctttttaaatttgccGCTAATTCAGAGTCCGTTATTTGCCAGCGTTGCCGGATCTTGCTTCTAAAATCTATCTAAAAGACGATTAAATACTAGTTTTAagttatttgtatatattataggAAAGATATCAAATTTGCCGTCGTTATTGCTTATGCTTATTGCTTATTTATTCAGAGCCcagtttttataattattattattatagtaaAATGGACCAAGACTTGAAAAGTCTGGGCCATTGAGTTTAAGGAGCCATAGCAACTCAGGCCTTCAGCTGAGTtgatataattattttccagCTATGGTCGTTATAATGGCAATGCAAatctttaatatatttatatacccTCTTTTAAAATGCGAAcaacataattttttttatttaattaaacaaaatttttagGATTAGGATTATGACATTACATAGCTAAGATATTTGTATAAAACTGCAGAATCTAAAAGTAGCCAAATCTAGCTAAGAAAAATAGTTGACTTGGCATTGCTGAAAAGCAGCGAAAAGTGTGAACgctttttaaatttcccaTCTCTGCGCGGTAAACGGGCACACTGTCGCGGTaagcattttgtatttttaatattagGTTAAACAGCTCACAATGCAAGCGGTAAGATAAAGAGCCGGCTAAATTTAGCCACCATTACTCATTACCTTTGCGTCACTGCGTCCAGATCTGGCTGGGAATGCCTGGGTTGGTCCTGCTCCCTCTCATCGCAGCACTTCTGCTGGGCATCCAGGATGCGGAGGCCTACGACAAGGAGATGACCGTCTATGTGGACGCCGGCAAAACGGAGTGCCTTTACCACTCGGTGCGTCAGGGCGAGACCATCGACTTTGAGTACCAAGTCATCGATGGCGGGCACGGTGACCTGGACATCAGCTTCACTTTGCTGGATCCCATTGGATTGGTGATAGTTAGTGACTTCAAGAAACCGGAGAATGTGCATCGCCACGAGGTGGCCAAGGAGGGCGACTATCGGTTCTGCTTCGACAACAGTTTCAGCATGTTTAACCGCAAGACGGTGTTCTTCGAGCTGATTGTGGAGCGCGAGGGCGAGGAGCTACAGGGTGACACGCAGTGGAACGAGGTGGATGAGCTTACGGGGCTTTCGCGGGACGAGTATTACGATATGAAGGTGCAGGACATCATGGACTTCATTGGACGCATTCGTCTGCAGCTCAACAAGGCCCGCCAGTTGCAGGATGTCCTGCGATCGCACGAGGCACGCGATCGCAATCTGGCCGAGTCCAATTTCCAGAAGGTCAACCACTGGTCTATGCTGCAGATCAGCGCCATGATCGGGGTTGGCCTCATCCAGGTGTTCATGCTGCGCAGCATCTTTGCCACCGGCGGACGCATGCATAATCTGTGGCGCAAATTGGGCATTTGATGGGTCGGTCCTGTGTCTGGTGCCGAGGAGAAGCCTCTACCAAAGATTTGCGTGCCGGAGCAACGAGGATGCATTTATTGAATGAGTAAAAGCCATCCGGCAGCTGGATCCTCCCCCACTAGTTAgaatgtaatttataaaacaaaccACTTGCCATCATCAGTAGTTCGTTAGTTtccatacatatgcatatatatatcatatattaGTCAGGAGATATAGTATTccgtatatatttatagatatgCGGGTGTGTGCTTGTGATATACGGggtgtgttgtgtgtgcgcGCATGTTCGTTGCATTGTTAAACGAAAGCAATTGTACGATTAAGCCAGGAGATGAGTTTGATATTAAGCTTAAAATTGCAGAAACCAGTGAATAAAAGGTGTTTTACTGCCTACACGGgagttttctttcttttctttaataattctGCCTTAATGGAAGCGTTTTTAAAGGGTTTCCTCTAAGCTAGGCAACTTCTtgcacataaataataaaaattaattggtTGAAAGTTTTTTCCTGTATGAACATTTTACAGTTGTTAAATGTTCTTAAAATTGTCAACTGGTTAGATAGGGAATACTTGTTGACGACCAAAGGCCATTGTATTCCAATTACCTATTTGAGGTAAACACAAAAATTGCATTAGGAACTACGCTGACAATTGGAATCTATGCAATCTACTTAACTTGATTATATTCTATTCGCTGGCGAGTATCGGATATATTTCGTTTTGAAGGCGCTTTAAATGAATTCAACTGGTGACACTTTTCGAGTAAttgtgtttaaaaaataaatagttgGAAGATACATCGAacgatttgtttatttatatatccaCTCTGATCAACTATAGCTTCCAATAACATCCATACTTTTCACCCACGGCTCATCCACCGTAATCCATTTATATATCGATGATCTCTTCACGATCCACATCTTCAAGACACTCGTCGGTTTTTTCGAACAGTTTTTCAATCGTTTAAtggataataaaaaaaaatggttagCAGATCCGCATTATTACTAGCATGGAGTTGTTTATTGACATTTCCGCTGGAAACTAGCTTGCAACATGGGGCAGTGGCAGTGAATCCGCGGCCAGGAGCGTCACCTGATGGTGTTTTTGGGGGTGTTTTTGTATAGGGGTCTCTAGCTTAAGCCTAGGCTGCCTTGTTGAGGCGCTTTTGGCGCTCCAGCAGCCGGCGCTCCCGCTCGAACTCCTTCATGCGGAGCACGTAGTCCTCGTACTCGCAGGTGAGGTACTCGTGCTTCTGGTGGGCGCACTTGTACACAAACGGGAAGGTGTCGCTGCGGCAGGCCTGGTAGGCGATGGCCAGGTGGGCGCAGTAGTCGCGGAATTCCAGCGGCAGCTTGGCGGACTCCATCTCCTCCTGGGTGGCGATCATCACACGCTCCTTGCGCGACTCGAAGCCCAGCAGTGGGTCAAAGGTGGGCACCACATCCGGGCCGGGCATCACGTCCGGTTTCAAGTAGTGCGTCAGCGCGTTGCCCATCCTGCGGGTGGGGAAAAAGCGTTTTAGTACACTCGCAAGCCATTGAAATTCGCACAATTAAATTacgtaaaatgtttttcttcGATTTTGGTTGCGCCGCAGCTGTCAAAGTTCTTCTTCTTGCccctgttgtttttgttgctgtgaCAGCTGCTAGACAGAGTTGCCAGCTCGCGGTGCGTTGGCGTTTTTCAGCACTGAACAAACAGTTGCTGTGTTgtaatggaaatgaaatattttaaaatgtaaacttttGTAACGGAACTTTTAAGGAAAAGGCAAACGGATTTTCAAAGTTGAACAAAAAATGCGCAACTTCAGGTTTGGTACTTATGCGCAGTGTCAtaatggaaaatttaaaaaccttAGCAAGTGCcggaaataaatttttaattcatttatttaaatattttaaatatgctttatttaaatattttttgtgggCAGCATGGCATTTTTGTGTATgcaatttaaaatactttaaacTCCGACATAACTTTAATCGGAAAGCTCCGAAATATTTAAGATGATAAACCCGAAATAGGACATGCCATTTTCTTACCAACACTGTCTCCCGCACAGCTGAGCACCCTCTCTCGCAGGAAgcgtacaaaaacaacaacagccaagGGGGTGAAGAGAGCGGGACGAAACTTTTAGTTCTCTCGTTCCCATTGTACCGTTGCGTTGTCGTTCGGTGtgtgtttcctttttttttgcgtgaaagtgacaaaaggcaaatggcaaaaacaaagggcaCTCGAATTGCCAGACGATGCTCGGCAAAATAGTTCA contains:
- the LOC122623815 gene encoding 1-acylglycerol-3-phosphate O-acyltransferase Pnpla3; the protein is MKIRTRRSLSFSGCGFLGIYHVGVAVCLRQHAPQLLLERIAGASAGALAACCLICDLPLECMAGDFLRVVQEIQRHSLGAFSPWFNLPECLLEGMRSWLPEDAHLLASGRLHISLTRVSDRRNVVMSEFSSRQELLQALMCSCFIPGLSGLVPPQVRGVRYMDGAFSDNLPLLDEHTVTVSPFCGESDICPRDQNPHLLQLNINWANTCIRLSRRNLRRMVGILVPGRADFMANFCQQGYDDALQFLRRNSFLKEGFRVQEKGMISWIHEQMEREKEPRESPRDLEKEHINRMTINKKDMQHKKRRNRRHKTQRQSPQRTKKNQQEKSRNERIVNMKIRNQEKNHQKDATNTENLAPIKEKRVEERPPEHDHYASSLMGSTWSLLRCVLFAPPLARHMVQVVARHLSQSLTLCEQPHFDLALMQAPAACYASSTSCPPSTPLGDSDNDKVKA
- the LOC122623567 gene encoding transmembrane emp24 domain-containing protein 5 isoform X1 — protein: MQAIWLGMPGLVLLPLIAALLLGIQDAEAYDKEMTVYVDAGKTECLYHSVRQGETIDFEYQVIDGGHGDLDISFTLLDPIGLVIVSDFKKPENVHRHEVAKEGDYRFCFDNSFSMFNRKTVFFELIVEREGEELQGDTQWNEVDELTGLSRDEYYDMKVQDIMDFIGRIRLQLNKARQLQDVLRSHEARDRNLAESNFQKVNHWSMLQISAMIGVGLIQVFMLRSIFATGGRMHNLWRKLGI
- the LOC122623567 gene encoding transmembrane emp24 domain-containing protein 5 isoform X2; the protein is MPGLVLLPLIAALLLGIQDAEAYDKEMTVYVDAGKTECLYHSVRQGETIDFEYQVIDGGHGDLDISFTLLDPIGLVIVSDFKKPENVHRHEVAKEGDYRFCFDNSFSMFNRKTVFFELIVEREGEELQGDTQWNEVDELTGLSRDEYYDMKVQDIMDFIGRIRLQLNKARQLQDVLRSHEARDRNLAESNFQKVNHWSMLQISAMIGVGLIQVFMLRSIFATGGRMHNLWRKLGI
- the LOC122623570 gene encoding NADH dehydrogenase [ubiquinone] 1 beta subcomplex subunit 7, coding for MGNALTHYLKPDVMPGPDVVPTFDPLLGFESRKERVMIATQEEMESAKLPLEFRDYCAHLAIAYQACRSDTFPFVYKCAHQKHEYLTCEYEDYVLRMKEFERERRLLERQKRLNKAA